A single window of Spirochaetota bacterium DNA harbors:
- a CDS encoding SDR family oxidoreductase → MKTRCTILITGAASGIGRETALLFARKGWYVGLYDVNRKGLESLRREIGARDCCRKVMDVSAAESVEEGVKHFLRNTGGVMNVLFNNAGVLSMGAFENMHMRDAMRIIDVNLKGTLNCIHASLGALRNTKNSRIINMSSASALYGTSFLAVYSATKAAVCSLTESLNVELGKYGIIVSDVRAPFVKTPLLEKEVKAPVMEKLGVHLTPEEVAMVVWKAVFSRKIHKNTRGVAPLLALIRLPDFIFLRILKFLVLPRG, encoded by the coding sequence ATGAAAACCAGGTGTACGATTTTGATAACCGGAGCCGCATCGGGAATCGGGAGGGAGACCGCGCTCCTGTTCGCGCGCAAGGGCTGGTACGTCGGTCTCTATGACGTGAATCGAAAAGGGCTTGAATCGCTGCGCCGCGAGATCGGCGCGCGCGACTGCTGCCGCAAGGTCATGGATGTATCGGCCGCGGAGAGCGTTGAAGAGGGCGTAAAGCATTTTTTGAGGAATACGGGCGGGGTGATGAACGTATTGTTCAACAATGCCGGAGTATTGTCGATGGGTGCCTTCGAAAATATGCACATGCGCGACGCGATGCGCATTATCGACGTCAACCTGAAGGGGACGTTGAATTGTATTCACGCTTCCCTGGGCGCGCTCAGGAACACGAAAAATTCCCGCATCATCAACATGTCGTCCGCCTCGGCGTTGTACGGCACTTCTTTTCTCGCTGTCTATTCGGCGACCAAGGCGGCGGTGTGTTCCCTGACCGAATCGCTCAATGTCGAGCTGGGGAAATACGGGATAATCGTGAGTGACGTAAGGGCGCCGTTCGTGAAGACGCCGTTGCTCGAAAAGGAGGTGAAGGCGCCGGTAATGGAAAAGCTCGGCGTCCATCTTACCCCGGAAGAGGTGGCGATGGTGGTGTGGAAAGCGGTGTTCAGCCGGAAGATTCACAAAAACACCAGGGGCGTCGCGCCTCTCCTGGCGCTCATCAGGCTGCCGGATTTCATCTTTTTGCGAATACTGAAGTTTCTGGTATTGCCGAGGGGTTAA
- a CDS encoding NAD-dependent epimerase/dehydratase family protein produces MKKRFNVFITGVSGFIGQKIIERFSERDDVGKIIGIDVVAPPRLRERITFIEHDVRDDMAPLMSGYKIDWAIHAAFVVSILHDKKLMEDVDINGTVNFLNACAKNKIKHVMHMSSTTAYGAHEDNPPLLGEDAPLRGNEGFIYGMSKAKLELTAVREFFERHPDVCGSIVRPCFVCGPHFYKNTLGRHLMKRIVMLPGDMRPFQFVHEDDVADSMYHLLAKRQRGAFNLAADGTMTFREMLDLTGGTPLPIHPALLYPLNDLAWMLRLSFVTEFPSAPMALIRFPWIASNDKIKNAGYRFKYTTREAFETFAELVLNFKGRGNSVVFK; encoded by the coding sequence ATGAAAAAAAGATTCAACGTGTTCATTACCGGGGTGTCGGGTTTTATCGGGCAGAAGATCATCGAGCGGTTCAGTGAGCGGGACGATGTGGGGAAAATCATCGGGATCGATGTCGTGGCGCCCCCCCGCTTGCGCGAGAGGATCACCTTCATCGAGCACGATGTCCGCGACGATATGGCCCCGCTGATGTCCGGGTACAAAATTGACTGGGCGATACATGCCGCCTTTGTGGTGTCCATACTGCACGACAAAAAGCTCATGGAAGACGTCGATATAAACGGTACGGTCAATTTTCTCAACGCGTGCGCGAAGAATAAAATAAAACACGTGATGCATATGTCCTCGACGACCGCGTACGGCGCGCATGAGGACAATCCCCCGTTGCTGGGGGAAGATGCTCCGTTGCGCGGAAACGAGGGCTTTATCTACGGCATGAGCAAGGCAAAGCTCGAATTGACGGCGGTGCGGGAATTTTTCGAAAGGCATCCGGACGTATGCGGATCGATCGTGAGGCCCTGCTTCGTGTGCGGCCCCCATTTTTACAAAAACACGCTTGGCCGGCACCTGATGAAAAGGATCGTGATGTTGCCCGGCGACATGAGACCGTTCCAGTTCGTTCATGAGGACGATGTCGCCGATTCCATGTATCATCTTCTGGCGAAAAGGCAGAGAGGCGCCTTCAACCTCGCCGCCGACGGCACCATGACCTTCAGGGAGATGCTCGATTTAACCGGGGGCACGCCCCTGCCGATTCATCCGGCGCTCCTCTATCCGCTGAACGACCTGGCCTGGATGCTGCGGCTTTCCTTTGTCACCGAGTTTCCGAGCGCGCCCATGGCGCTCATCCGGTTTCCATGGATCGCAAGCAACGACAAAATCAAAAACGCGGGCTACAGATTTAAATATACGACAAGAGAGGCGTTCGAGACCTTTGCGGAGCTGGTTCTGAATTTTAAGGGAAGGGGAAATTCAGTCGTATTCAAATGA
- a CDS encoding acyl-CoA dehydrogenase family protein, translating to MGYRELNLQLTDEQMMLKESVHKFAVNVLKPASIELDKMTPEEVVKKGSPFWKVMKQMYEMKYHTVLVPDEYGGMGLDPLSLHIFFEELSYGSVGFAVASGVACFPSFYASMVPEDHLIENIILPYVNCTDATNVGCWAITEPDHGSDILMSGTEFFHDRKITQSVKAQKNGDRWIINGQTSAWVSCGPLATSAALSVGIDPSKGMAGGGICLIDCTQKGVTKGKPLDKMGQRDLPQGEIFFDNAEVPEDYMIVDPDSYEAITDTTLAIANACMGAFFTGVAQSAYDLAVQYAKERVQGGVPIIKHSTVKEKLFYMFRKIELARAYSRSTLVYNFSTTPPHTQYSIASKTYCTQIAYEVASDAMQMFGGYGVTREYPIEKIFRDARAGLIEDGSNDSLALAAADLLFNEKE from the coding sequence AAACCAGCGTCCATCGAGCTGGATAAAATGACCCCGGAAGAGGTGGTGAAAAAAGGCTCGCCCTTCTGGAAGGTCATGAAGCAGATGTACGAGATGAAATATCATACCGTGCTGGTTCCCGACGAGTACGGGGGAATGGGGCTTGATCCCCTGAGCCTTCATATTTTTTTCGAGGAGCTTTCCTATGGCAGCGTCGGATTTGCGGTCGCATCGGGTGTCGCGTGTTTTCCCTCATTCTACGCTTCCATGGTTCCGGAAGATCATCTGATTGAAAACATCATACTGCCGTACGTTAATTGCACTGACGCCACCAATGTTGGCTGCTGGGCCATAACCGAACCGGATCACGGCTCGGATATTTTAATGTCGGGGACGGAATTTTTTCATGACCGTAAAATAACACAAAGCGTAAAGGCGCAGAAAAATGGAGACCGGTGGATCATCAACGGTCAGACATCGGCATGGGTGTCATGCGGCCCGCTTGCGACGTCGGCGGCGCTTTCCGTGGGTATTGATCCGAGCAAGGGGATGGCCGGCGGCGGCATATGCCTGATAGACTGCACACAGAAAGGGGTAACAAAAGGAAAACCCCTCGATAAGATGGGGCAGAGGGATCTTCCGCAGGGCGAAATCTTTTTCGACAACGCGGAGGTTCCGGAAGATTACATGATTGTCGACCCCGACAGCTACGAGGCCATCACCGATACCACGCTCGCCATCGCCAACGCCTGCATGGGGGCTTTTTTCACCGGAGTCGCTCAGTCGGCCTACGACCTGGCGGTTCAGTACGCCAAAGAGAGAGTACAGGGCGGGGTGCCTATCATCAAGCATTCCACGGTAAAAGAAAAGCTCTTTTACATGTTCAGGAAAATAGAGCTGGCGCGCGCCTACTCGAGATCGACGCTGGTGTATAACTTCAGCACGACGCCGCCACACACCCAGTATTCCATCGCATCAAAGACTTACTGCACCCAGATCGCCTATGAAGTCGCCAGCGATGCCATGCAGATGTTCGGCGGTTATGGAGTTACCAGGGAATATCCCATAGAAAAGATTTTCAGGGATGCCCGGGCTGGGTTGATCGAGGACGGCAGCAACGATTCTCTGGCGCTTGCGGCGGCCGACTTGTTATTTAACGAAAAAGAATAA
- a CDS encoding STAS domain-containing protein, which yields MDITKRTKGEVVLLDIAGEIDLYNAPEIKDIVSKLIEEQRYNVIINLEKVSYIDSSGIGALISSLSNLKKYQGGLKIINVYASVRKVFELTKLTSFFDIFDTEEDALESFYK from the coding sequence ATGGACATAACCAAGCGTACGAAGGGCGAGGTCGTCTTGCTGGATATCGCGGGCGAAATAGACCTGTACAACGCGCCGGAAATAAAAGATATTGTAAGCAAGCTCATAGAAGAACAGAGATATAATGTAATAATCAACCTCGAAAAGGTTTCTTATATCGATTCCTCCGGTATCGGCGCCCTGATTTCGAGCCTGTCCAATCTTAAAAAATATCAGGGTGGATTGAAGATCATAAACGTCTACGCCTCCGTGAGAAAGGTGTTTGAGCTCACCAAGCTTACCTCTTTCTTCGACATTTTCGATACCGAAGAGGACGCTCTCGAGTCATTCTATAAGTAG
- a CDS encoding thiolase family protein produces the protein MANIYIIGIGMIRFNKYPDRNVRDMAEEVTRLSLRDAGLDTKDLQAAYFSNTFWGMFSNQHSIRGQVVLRGMGIDKIPVTNVENACAGATTALHLAYTGIRAGMFDVAIAIGSEKITDPDKAKSLASYAACMDVENFGKQIQMITEVGKSFKNIKLPDSDSAPGQGRSIFMDAYAMGARWHMDRFGSTQRQLAVICAKNHFHASLNPMAQYQENMTVEQVLADRPVAYPLTRAMCAPVGDGAAAAIVCSEKYLKKMKRARPVKILASIMGQGSDRDLDGKDIGERLSKEAYEKAGIGPDDIDVAELHDATAYGELHQTEAMGFCPVGQGGPYAESGATTLGGKKPINTSGGLECRGHPIGASGLAQIFELVTQLRGEAGARQVENARTALSENGGGNIGVEEAAMCVHILGR, from the coding sequence ATGGCAAACATATATATCATTGGAATCGGCATGATCCGTTTCAACAAGTACCCGGACAGGAACGTCCGCGACATGGCGGAGGAGGTGACAAGGCTGTCCCTCCGGGACGCGGGGCTGGATACAAAGGATTTGCAGGCCGCGTATTTTTCCAACACTTTCTGGGGTATGTTCAGCAACCAGCATTCGATCCGCGGTCAGGTGGTGCTTCGCGGCATGGGTATCGATAAAATACCGGTAACGAACGTCGAAAACGCCTGCGCCGGAGCGACCACGGCGCTTCACCTGGCATACACGGGCATACGCGCCGGGATGTTCGACGTCGCCATCGCGATCGGGTCTGAAAAGATCACCGATCCGGATAAAGCAAAGTCACTGGCTTCCTACGCAGCCTGTATGGACGTAGAGAATTTTGGAAAACAAATCCAGATGATAACGGAGGTTGGGAAAAGTTTTAAAAATATAAAACTGCCCGATTCCGATTCGGCGCCCGGGCAGGGGCGAAGCATCTTCATGGACGCCTATGCCATGGGGGCCCGGTGGCACATGGACAGGTTCGGATCGACCCAGCGGCAACTGGCGGTAATATGCGCCAAAAACCATTTCCATGCCTCGTTGAATCCCATGGCGCAGTATCAGGAGAACATGACCGTGGAGCAGGTCCTGGCTGACCGGCCCGTGGCCTATCCGCTCACCCGGGCGATGTGCGCGCCGGTCGGCGACGGGGCCGCCGCGGCGATTGTATGCTCCGAAAAGTATCTGAAAAAAATGAAAAGGGCGCGTCCGGTTAAAATCCTCGCGTCGATAATGGGGCAGGGAAGCGACCGCGATCTGGACGGTAAAGACATCGGCGAGCGCCTGTCAAAAGAAGCGTATGAAAAAGCTGGTATCGGCCCCGATGATATCGATGTCGCAGAACTGCACGACGCGACCGCGTACGGAGAATTGCATCAGACCGAGGCCATGGGGTTCTGTCCCGTGGGGCAGGGCGGCCCCTACGCGGAATCAGGGGCGACGACGCTCGGAGGCAAAAAGCCCATAAATACGAGCGGAGGGCTGGAGTGCCGGGGGCATCCGATCGGGGCGTCCGGGTTGGCGCAGATCTTCGAACTGGTGACCCAGCTCAGGGGCGAGGCCGGCGCCCGCCAGGTCGAGAACGCGAGGACAGCACTCTCTGAAAACGGCGGCGGGAACATCGGCGTTGAGGAAGCGGCGATGTGCGTTCATATACTCGGCAGGTGA
- the tgt gene encoding tRNA guanosine(34) transglycosylase Tgt yields MEFRVLGRDALTNARRGELVTSRGVVRTPVFMPVATRAAVRALGLRDVEEIGFDIILSNTYHLYMRPGTAVLEKAGGLHRFMNYERPILTDSGGFQVFSLSSLRKLYDHGVEFRSHIDGSRHLFTPRAVLDIQRVIGSDIMMVLDHCAEYPVSENGAREAVERTMCWAMESYSYWRERFDTEKQALFAIVQGSVYENLRAECAERLCEMDFPGFAIGGLSVGEPKELYREMTAVTLARLPGEKPRYMMGVGSPLEILDAIECGVDMFDCVMPTRIARNGTLYTSEGRLNIKAARYEVDFSPLDPLCSCYVCRNFSRAYLRHIYRAGEVAALIYNTYHNLYFMKNFMDEIQHSIGSGGFPETSHKWRAAFKGS; encoded by the coding sequence ATGGAGTTCAGGGTGCTCGGGCGCGATGCGCTCACGAACGCGCGCAGGGGTGAGCTTGTCACCTCCCGGGGAGTGGTGCGAACGCCGGTGTTCATGCCGGTGGCGACGCGGGCCGCCGTCCGGGCGCTGGGGCTTCGGGATGTTGAGGAGATAGGATTCGACATCATCCTCTCGAATACCTATCACCTTTACATGCGCCCGGGGACCGCTGTGCTTGAAAAGGCCGGCGGCCTCCACCGGTTTATGAACTACGAGCGCCCCATCCTGACCGATTCGGGCGGCTTCCAGGTCTTTTCCCTCTCGTCGCTTAGAAAACTCTACGACCACGGCGTCGAGTTCAGGTCGCATATCGACGGCTCGCGGCACCTCTTTACCCCCCGCGCGGTGCTCGACATCCAGCGCGTCATAGGATCCGATATCATGATGGTGCTCGATCACTGCGCCGAGTATCCGGTTTCCGAAAACGGAGCCCGGGAGGCGGTCGAGCGCACCATGTGCTGGGCAATGGAATCATATAGCTACTGGCGCGAACGCTTCGACACGGAAAAACAGGCGCTCTTCGCCATCGTGCAGGGAAGTGTGTACGAAAATCTGCGCGCGGAGTGCGCCGAACGCCTGTGCGAAATGGACTTTCCGGGATTTGCCATCGGCGGGCTGTCGGTCGGCGAACCGAAGGAACTATACAGGGAGATGACCGCGGTGACGCTTGCCCGACTCCCCGGCGAGAAGCCCCGCTACATGATGGGGGTGGGCAGTCCCCTCGAGATACTGGACGCAATTGAGTGCGGCGTGGACATGTTCGACTGCGTTATGCCCACGCGAATCGCGCGAAACGGCACGCTCTATACCTCGGAGGGCAGGCTCAACATCAAGGCCGCTCGTTACGAGGTTGATTTCTCGCCGCTCGATCCGTTGTGCTCCTGCTATGTCTGTCGCAACTTCAGCCGGGCGTACCTCAGGCATATCTACCGCGCGGGTGAGGTCGCGGCGCTGATCTACAATACGTACCACAACCTCTATTTCATGAAAAATTTCATGGATGAAATTCAACACTCCATCGGCTCCGGGGGTTTCCCGGAGACCTCACATAAATGGCGGGCCGCCTTTAAGGGGAGCTAA